In a genomic window of Thermostichus vulcanus str. 'Rupite':
- the psbZ gene encoding photosystem II reaction center protein PsbZ gives MMIIFQIALLVLVLYSLLLLVVVPVLYSSSSDWGRGKNVILVGSLLWVLMVIGVGLLNFLK, from the coding sequence ATGATGATCATTTTCCAAATTGCCCTGCTGGTGCTCGTGCTATACAGTTTGCTGTTGTTGGTGGTGGTACCTGTGCTTTACAGCTCCTCGAGCGACTGGGGGCGGGGCAAAAACGTGATTTTGGTGGGATCCCTCCTCTGGGTGCTGATGGTGATCGGGGTGGGGCTGCTGAATTTCCTCAAGTGA
- a CDS encoding class I SAM-dependent methyltransferase, protein MSMQLSPELSLPIPSPLGEAAYRAFQWSKNIFGFAHKALSTQASELMLSLLSDLQALSSGKSIPPRARVGVSAATLQILRARYEQLLQADWQDAEAGYYPHALLFDNPWLDFARHYPEVWLDLPQIARRVHGKRYQEFSEDISTEGYPKYYLQNFHYQTNGYLSDDSAELYDLQVELLFGGTADAMRRRIIRLLKDALDPTLTSPHILDVACGTGRTLRMLRGSLPKAALYGLDLSAAYLRKANQLLQELPGELPQLLRANAEAMPYADATFEAVTSVFLFHELPGPARQNVIHEMSRVVKPGGWLVICDSVQLLDSPELEETMEAFMHTFHEPYYRDYIRDDLGERLQQAGCEVLRRETHYVSTYTLARKR, encoded by the coding sequence ATGAGCATGCAACTGAGCCCCGAGCTGTCACTGCCGATTCCCTCTCCCCTTGGGGAGGCGGCCTATCGCGCTTTTCAGTGGAGCAAAAACATCTTTGGCTTCGCTCATAAAGCTCTCTCCACCCAGGCTTCTGAGCTAATGCTCTCCTTGCTCAGTGACCTGCAAGCTCTCTCATCAGGAAAATCTATCCCCCCACGGGCACGAGTCGGGGTTAGTGCTGCCACGTTGCAGATTTTGCGGGCTCGATACGAGCAACTTCTGCAGGCCGATTGGCAAGATGCCGAAGCAGGGTATTACCCGCATGCTCTATTGTTTGACAACCCTTGGCTAGATTTTGCCCGCCACTACCCGGAAGTGTGGTTGGATCTGCCGCAAATTGCCCGGCGGGTTCATGGCAAGCGCTATCAAGAGTTTTCTGAGGATATTTCCACCGAAGGTTACCCGAAGTACTACCTCCAGAATTTCCACTACCAAACCAATGGCTACTTGAGCGATGACTCGGCTGAGCTGTACGACCTGCAGGTGGAGTTGTTGTTTGGCGGCACAGCGGATGCGATGCGCCGTCGGATCATTCGGCTACTGAAAGATGCTCTGGATCCCACTTTAACCAGCCCCCATATCCTCGATGTAGCCTGCGGCACAGGACGAACGCTGCGCATGTTACGGGGATCCCTGCCCAAAGCCGCCCTCTATGGGTTGGATCTTTCTGCTGCCTATCTACGCAAAGCCAACCAGCTTTTACAGGAGTTGCCGGGAGAACTGCCCCAACTGTTGCGGGCCAATGCGGAGGCCATGCCTTACGCGGATGCCACCTTCGAGGCAGTGACCAGCGTTTTTCTGTTTCATGAGTTGCCCGGCCCAGCCCGCCAAAATGTTATTCACGAGATGAGCCGGGTGGTGAAGCCGGGTGGATGGCTTGTGATCTGTGACTCGGTGCAATTGCTCGACTCCCCGGAGCTAGAGGAGACGATGGAAGCCTTTATGCACACGTTCCATGAGCCCTACTACCGCGACTACATCCGCGATGATTTAGGTGAACGGCTGCAACAGGCGGGTTGTGAGGTGTTGCGGCGAGAAACCCATTATGTGAGCACTTACACCCTGGCCCGCAAACGGTAA
- a CDS encoding MgPME-cyclase complex family protein: MSAAEPVTYHFVAASLSFLRSEPLEEVLEERRRYYAEHNRPIDFFWVPEPAFLETQALEPVRAKLSGAVGAVISTDADFIRWLSLRLTFVERGCFEAPSESIPDPLRSLAPAEG, translated from the coding sequence ATGTCCGCTGCCGAACCTGTCACCTACCATTTTGTGGCTGCCAGCCTATCTTTTTTGCGTTCTGAACCGTTAGAGGAAGTGCTAGAAGAGCGCCGTCGGTACTACGCAGAGCACAACCGTCCCATCGATTTCTTTTGGGTACCGGAACCTGCTTTTCTGGAGACTCAAGCTCTGGAGCCGGTACGAGCCAAGCTGAGCGGGGCTGTGGGGGCGGTGATTTCCACGGATGCCGATTTCATTCGCTGGTTGAGTCTGCGCCTCACTTTTGTAGAGAGGGGTTGTTTTGAGGCTCCGAGCGAGTCTATTCCGGATCCCTTACGCTCCTTGGCCCCAGCAGAAGGTTAA
- a CDS encoding response regulator, with protein sequence MTTKTVLVIDDSIMIRKMVASILADQFEVLEAKDGMMGIETAKKHHPDLILLDFVMPKMDGYDTLQAIRREDSLKNTPVIMMSGLKEQVTSRIPEPFIGFDFIEKPFEADALLSQIRKALQVTPKAAPEPGSESNTQLVLNKLTAIETLLIQGTENLIQREVVTRLSSINQRIVRQEARNANLEARIDKLTTEVERHTRGLALIINELRQIRKLLG encoded by the coding sequence ATGACAACCAAAACGGTGTTGGTGATCGACGATAGCATCATGATCCGTAAGATGGTGGCCAGCATTCTGGCCGATCAGTTTGAGGTGCTAGAGGCCAAAGACGGCATGATGGGCATAGAAACCGCTAAAAAGCATCATCCCGATCTCATCTTGCTGGATTTTGTCATGCCGAAGATGGATGGCTACGATACGTTACAGGCCATTCGCCGCGAAGACAGCCTGAAAAACACTCCTGTGATCATGATGTCGGGGTTGAAAGAACAGGTGACCTCCCGCATTCCGGAGCCCTTCATTGGCTTTGATTTCATCGAAAAACCGTTTGAGGCGGATGCCCTGCTCTCGCAAATTCGCAAGGCCCTGCAGGTTACTCCGAAGGCTGCACCAGAGCCAGGATCCGAAAGCAACACCCAACTGGTACTGAATAAGCTGACTGCAATCGAAACTCTGCTGATTCAGGGCACGGAGAACTTAATCCAACGGGAGGTGGTGACGCGGCTCTCCAGCATCAACCAGCGCATAGTCCGGCAAGAGGCCCGCAATGCGAATCTGGAGGCGCGGATTGATAAGCTGACCACTGAAGTAGAGCGGCATACGCGCGGATTGGCTCTGATCATCAATGAGCTGCGACAAATTCGCAAACTGTTGGGGTGA
- a CDS encoding queuosine precursor transporter encodes MTERAYRHLDAVTALFVAVLLISNVASSKIVILGPFTFDGGTILFPLSYIFGDILTEVYGYARSRRVIWLGFIAAALMSVTFMVVGSLPAAPDWPYQEAYDQILGLTPRIVLASLIAYWAGSFANAYVLARMKVFTQGRWLWTRTIGSTLVGQAVDTGLFVVIAFWGVFPGLLGLILSNYLFKCGVEALCTPLTYTITGWLKRQEGEDCFDVATDFNPFRIQSAAE; translated from the coding sequence ATGACTGAGCGTGCCTATCGCCATTTGGATGCGGTAACTGCCCTGTTTGTAGCAGTGTTGCTCATTTCTAATGTGGCCTCCAGCAAAATTGTAATCTTGGGGCCATTCACCTTCGATGGGGGCACCATCCTGTTCCCCCTCAGCTACATTTTTGGCGACATTCTCACAGAAGTGTACGGCTATGCCCGCTCGCGGCGGGTGATCTGGTTGGGCTTTATCGCGGCAGCTCTGATGTCGGTCACCTTCATGGTTGTGGGATCCCTGCCGGCTGCCCCCGACTGGCCCTATCAAGAAGCCTACGATCAAATCTTGGGCTTAACACCTCGCATTGTCTTGGCCAGCTTAATCGCCTACTGGGCAGGAAGTTTTGCCAATGCCTATGTACTAGCACGTATGAAGGTGTTTACCCAGGGGCGATGGCTGTGGACACGAACCATCGGCTCCACCTTAGTTGGGCAAGCAGTGGATACCGGATTGTTTGTGGTCATCGCTTTTTGGGGGGTGTTTCCTGGGCTGCTGGGCTTGATCCTTTCCAATTACCTGTTTAAGTGTGGGGTTGAGGCTCTGTGTACCCCCCTGACCTATACCATCACCGGCTGGCTCAAGCGGCAAGAAGGAGAAGACTGCTTTGATGTGGCCACTGATTTCAATCCTTTCCGCATCCAGTCTGCAGCTGAGTAA